One stretch of Epinephelus lanceolatus isolate andai-2023 chromosome 15, ASM4190304v1, whole genome shotgun sequence DNA includes these proteins:
- the snap23.1 gene encoding synaptosome associated protein 23.1 isoform X1, producing the protein MPQKIELGATGGAAKQDSSNMEDMTVEQITMRANQVTDESLESTRRMLQMAEESKQTGINTMVMLDQQGEQLKRVEEGMDQINQDMRQAEKNLTDLSKCCGICVCPCDRVSSIENDSRYKRTWGIKGGDGDVDSNGSKVVSRQPSGVRNGQAGQVNAPAPSGPYIKRITNDAREDEMEENLDAVGSIIGNLKTMAQDMGNEIDRQNKSIDNITEKADMNRLRIDEANKRANKLIN; encoded by the exons AT GCCGCAGAAAATCGAGCTCGGTGCCACGGGGGGAGCCGCCAAACAGGACAGCAGCAACATGGAAGACATGACTGTGGAACAGATCACCATGAGGGCCAACCAAGTGACTGACGAG tcactggaaaGCACACGGAGGATGCTGCAGATGGCAGAGGAG AGCAAACAGACGGGCATCAACACCATGGTGATGTTGGACCAGCAAGGAG AGCAGCTGAAGCGTGTGGAGGAGGGCATGGACCAGATCAACCAGGACATGAGACAGGCTGAGAAGAACCTGACTGACCTCTCCAAGTGCTGCGGCATCTGTGTCTGCCCCTGTGACAG GGTGTCGTCTATCGAGAATGACTCACGATACAAGCGTACCTGGGGTATTAAAGGAGGTGACGGAGACGTTGACTCCAATGGCTCAAAGGTTGTTTCAAGGCAGCCCTCAGGTGTTCGCAACGGCCAGGCGGGCCAGGTGAATGCCCCGGCGCCCTCAGGGCCCTACATCAAGAG GATAACCAACGATGCACGCGAGGATGAGATGGAGGAGAATCTGGATGCAGTGGGCAGCATCATTGGCAACCTGAAGACTATGGCTCAGGACATGGGCAACGAGATCGACAGGCAGAACAAAAGCATTGACAACATCACTGAGAAG
- the snap23.1 gene encoding synaptosome associated protein 23.1 isoform X2 produces MEDMTVEQITMRANQVTDESLESTRRMLQMAEESKQTGINTMVMLDQQGEQLKRVEEGMDQINQDMRQAEKNLTDLSKCCGICVCPCDRVSSIENDSRYKRTWGIKGGDGDVDSNGSKVVSRQPSGVRNGQAGQVNAPAPSGPYIKRITNDAREDEMEENLDAVGSIIGNLKTMAQDMGNEIDRQNKSIDNITEKADMNRLRIDEANKRANKLIN; encoded by the exons ATGGAAGACATGACTGTGGAACAGATCACCATGAGGGCCAACCAAGTGACTGACGAG tcactggaaaGCACACGGAGGATGCTGCAGATGGCAGAGGAG AGCAAACAGACGGGCATCAACACCATGGTGATGTTGGACCAGCAAGGAG AGCAGCTGAAGCGTGTGGAGGAGGGCATGGACCAGATCAACCAGGACATGAGACAGGCTGAGAAGAACCTGACTGACCTCTCCAAGTGCTGCGGCATCTGTGTCTGCCCCTGTGACAG GGTGTCGTCTATCGAGAATGACTCACGATACAAGCGTACCTGGGGTATTAAAGGAGGTGACGGAGACGTTGACTCCAATGGCTCAAAGGTTGTTTCAAGGCAGCCCTCAGGTGTTCGCAACGGCCAGGCGGGCCAGGTGAATGCCCCGGCGCCCTCAGGGCCCTACATCAAGAG GATAACCAACGATGCACGCGAGGATGAGATGGAGGAGAATCTGGATGCAGTGGGCAGCATCATTGGCAACCTGAAGACTATGGCTCAGGACATGGGCAACGAGATCGACAGGCAGAACAAAAGCATTGACAACATCACTGAGAAG